In one Nicotiana sylvestris chromosome 8, ASM39365v2, whole genome shotgun sequence genomic region, the following are encoded:
- the LOC104211318 gene encoding RNA-binding protein involved in heterochromatin assembly dri1 isoform X1 translates to MSRPGDWNCRSCQHLNFQRRDSCQRCGEPRHGHDFGSCFGGRGGGGSSAFGFSTGPDVRPGDWYCAVGNCGAHNFASRSSCFKCGAFKDESSGGGCGGGGFDAEHMMSSRPRGFGFGSASGGSRSGWKSGDWICTRLGCNEHNFASRMECFRCNAPRDLAGVAV, encoded by the exons ATGAGCAGACCAGGAGACTGGAATTGCAGGTCATGCCAGCACTTGAACTTCCAAAGGAGAGACTCATGCCAAAGATGTGGAGAGCCACGTCACGGTCATGACTTTGGAAGCTGCTTTGGCGGAAGAGGAGGCGGCGGCTCCTCCGCTTTCGGCTTCAGTACCGGCCCTGATGTAAGGCCCGGCGACTGGTACTGCGCCGTAGGGAATTGTGGCGCACACAACTTTGCCAGCCGCTCAAGCTGCTTCAAGTGCGGTGCTTTTAAGGATGAATCCTCTGGTGGTGGTTGTGGTGGCGGCGGCTTTGACGCTGAACATATGATGTCGTCCCGCCCGAGAGGCTTTGGCTTCGGTAGTGCTAGTGGCGGCAGCCGCTCTGGATGGAAGTCCGGTGACTGGATTTGCACCAG GTTAGGGTGCAATGAGCACAACTTTGCCAGCAGGATGGAGTGTTtcagatgcaatgcacctagggaCTTAGCTG GTGTTGCAGTCTAA
- the LOC104211318 gene encoding RNA-binding protein involved in heterochromatin assembly dri1 isoform X2, with protein sequence MSRPGDWNCRSCQHLNFQRRDSCQRCGEPRHGHDFGSCFGGRGGGGSSAFGFSTGPDVRPGDWYCAVGNCGAHNFASRSSCFKCGAFKDESSGGGCGGGGFDAEHMMSSRPRGFGFGSASGGSRSGWKSGDWICTRLGCNEHNFASRMECFRCNAPRDLAGNKSSF encoded by the exons ATGAGCAGACCAGGAGACTGGAATTGCAGGTCATGCCAGCACTTGAACTTCCAAAGGAGAGACTCATGCCAAAGATGTGGAGAGCCACGTCACGGTCATGACTTTGGAAGCTGCTTTGGCGGAAGAGGAGGCGGCGGCTCCTCCGCTTTCGGCTTCAGTACCGGCCCTGATGTAAGGCCCGGCGACTGGTACTGCGCCGTAGGGAATTGTGGCGCACACAACTTTGCCAGCCGCTCAAGCTGCTTCAAGTGCGGTGCTTTTAAGGATGAATCCTCTGGTGGTGGTTGTGGTGGCGGCGGCTTTGACGCTGAACATATGATGTCGTCCCGCCCGAGAGGCTTTGGCTTCGGTAGTGCTAGTGGCGGCAGCCGCTCTGGATGGAAGTCCGGTGACTGGATTTGCACCAG GTTAGGGTGCAATGAGCACAACTTTGCCAGCAGGATGGAGTGTTtcagatgcaatgcacctagggaCTTAGCTGGTAACAAGTCCTCGTTTTAA